In Silene latifolia isolate original U9 population chromosome 6, ASM4854445v1, whole genome shotgun sequence, the genomic window cgatagagtacccatagacacacAAAACCGTCGTATtatatatacaataattataatattataatatACAATAATTTGTTTGCTTAAATAAGGTAAAAAAAAAGCCATGTATACGCCACGCCAGCTCCACGTAAGCGGCACGTCAATTTTAACCTGATACTAGAGGTCAAAAATTGGGTAAGTCTACTTTAAGAAGAGGGTACCTAAAGTTgggtttattttgagttaaaatGTAGTTTAGAGTATTATGAGCAAATCACCTATACTTTGGAGTATTTATGTTAAATAACCCAAAAAATAAAATAGATTGATTTAGATATAATTAATAGTGTGATGAAAATTCTTAATCTTAGTAATTAGTAAAAAATGACTTGGTCCCATCGGGTGTATTCTAATGGTTTAAAACTTGGGTTGAATTTTAAAGGGATTCAGGTTTATGCATCTCCAACAGTAACTATGTGGAGTATATATATGGCGTAAGTCTATGCCTTCCAGCCTGTCACTCTCGAATAACTTGCCttggtatacgtggtttgcaaGCTATCATGTATATCCGAGAGTTTATCTAGTACGCACTAAAGATAGCGGTTGCGGGTACCCTCGTCACCGATTAAAAAAATCTTAAATCCATGTGTAAATTAATACTCCATCCATCTAGGTTAAAACAAATTGTTCTATGCTtctcttttaaaaaaaaactaaagAGGGTCATGTATTATTGAGGTAAACAACGTCCACTTAGACAAATAAATTTATTTCACCATCAAGATAGTGAAAAAGATGATCACAATTCATCGTGCATAAATTTGGAAGCTTCATTGTTTGTATGTTAAGGTGTCGATTAATTGGATGCAATTTTAGAAGTTTATGATGGATATTTGTTTGCTTGGTTTATCGGATTTGGAGATGAGCATGTTGTTGGTTGCCATAGGCAATTTAAAGAAAAACAATAGATCGGATGGAACCACTAATTTTGTGGCTCTATGATACAATGTAAGAATTATGATTCTATTGAGATATAGGTTAGTTAGTTAGTCTAACTAACGGATTGTAACTAACTCCTAGCTAACTAATTCAGTTAAGACTAACCATAGTTAGTTGTTGTTAGTTAGTTAAGGGAAGGTCGGTTAATCACTTCTATAAATACAAGAACTCATGTATTCTGTTACTTACTTCTCTGAAATATAATTTCTCATataattctctcttctctcttccaTCATTTCTCTATTGTTTCCATTACATCATATCATCAATCATAATCATCATTTATCAAGAAGATTGGGTTTTAATATGGTATCAGTCGTCAGATACTATGTTCTGGTTTTCTGATCTCTTCCTTTTTTGATTTTCTCAAGGATAGAGGTATACTTCCAATCGCTTCTGCTATACATTCATTCGTTTTCATCTTCTCTGTTGATTTTCTGAAGTTTTCttctttcttcaaactactatTCTTTTCTTGATACATTAGTCATAATGCCTGAAAATATTGTTCCCTCAAACACAAGCTACGATTACTATGATGACCCCCTCTTTCTTTCCCACCCTGACCAACCCACTGCTTCTCTTTCTACGTTTCCTTTTGATGGGCATGACTTCATGGGGTGGAAAAGAGAGATACTAATGGGTTTGGCTACTAAAAATAAACTGGGTTTCATAGATGGGTCAGTACCAAAACCACCAGCTACTGATAAAAGGTATAATCAGTGGGTTAGATGTGACTTTATGACAATGAGATGGATTTCTAATTCTTTGGAAAAACCATTAAAAGAAAGTTTGAAGTATGTTAGATCTTCCAAAGAATTATGGTCTGAGTTGTTGGAGAGGTATGGTCAAGCAAATGCTATAGAAATCTATCAATTGACTAAAGAATTGGGTGCTGTAGTACATGACAATTTGTCGTTGGTTGAATACTATGGTAAACTGAAGAATCTATGGGAGACATTAGACTGTTTAGACCCCCTGCCTGTTTGTTCATGTGGCAAGATTGATCTTTGCACTTGCACTCTGATGAGAAGGATGGTAGAGAGGGACAACTAAATTGATTCAATTTTTAATGAATCTTAATTCTGGGTATGATGGAATTCGTACTCAAGTTCTGTCAATGGATCCACTTCCATCAATTGGTAAAGTTCTTGGTCTTTTACAGAAAATAGAAAGACAAAAACAGATCACTGATTCTGTTAATTCTTTGACTGAATCCAATGCCTATGCAAGCTTCAAGAACAATGATTCCAAGAAAGTTGGTTTTCAGAACAACAAGCCTCCTGATTTTGTTCCTAAGCACTGTGATCACTGTAATAGGGATGGTCACACTAGGGAAACTTGTTTTGGTTTGGTTAAATGCCCTCACTGCAACAAAACTGGCCATAATCCTTTACATTGTTTCGTGATCAGACGTTTTCCAGGAATCAAGGGTAAAGGGAAAGGTAAATCTGGGTCTGGTTATCAAAACAGGGGTGCTAATGCAGCAGATACTTTATCTTTTGATTCACCTTTAGATGAGGATCCAGTTACTGAAGTGGAGCATGCTGTACATCTaataatatgttgaatgctgatGTGTTAGATGGCATCATTAATTCTGTCATTGATCAGGTTATGAAGAGGATTTCTGATCAACAACCGCATATCTCATCTGCTAATTTTACAGGTATGACTTCCAATTCTTCTCACGCCTTTACGGCAAATAAATCTGGTTCTCTGCATGATTGGATTGTTGATACGGGGGCTTCAGACCATATTACCTATGGCCTAAGCATTTTACAGGACATTAAGAATTTTCAGAAACCCATTAGAGTTGGTTTACCTGATGGAGGTGTTAAACTGGTGCATAAAATGGGTTCTGTGACATTGACTGATAAAATTAAACTGCTGAATGTTTTCTCTCTTCCTGATTTTAAACAAAATCTATTGTCTGTAGGTAAATTGCTTGATGATAACTGTTTAACTGTTGTGTTTAATGCCACTGGATGTGAATTTCAGGACCCTACAAGTAAGGCAGTAGTTGCTAAAGGAACCAGAATTGGAGACTTATACAGATTTCATAACACTTTGAAGACCGTAGATACTGCTCAGTTTGTTCATTTAGTTAAAACTTTAGTTAATAATAAGCTACAGAATCATGTAAAAAGTAAGATTAGTTTGACAAATAATGCATCTTATACTTCCTCTAAttctttgaatttgtttcatatCAGATTAGGGCACATGTCTGTTGATAAG contains:
- the LOC141588298 gene encoding uncharacterized protein LOC141588298, which encodes MPENIVPSNTSYDYYDDPLFLSHPDQPTASLSTFPFDGHDFMGWKREILMGLATKNKLGFIDGSVPKPPATDKRYNQWVRCDFMTMRWISNSLEKPLKESLKYVRSSKELWSELLERYGQANAIEIYQLTKELGAVVHDNLSLVEYYGKLKNLWETLDCLDPLPVCSCGKIDLCTCTLMRRMVERDN